A stretch of Scheffersomyces stipitis CBS 6054 chromosome 2, complete sequence DNA encodes these proteins:
- a CDS encoding predicted protein translates to MYRFSLAHGARSALGNTLFKSNVRLLSNYVKNSQIYIHDNKHDATTPYTFSLSKDPKALPIGYSKVSQNVTPETFVPNPQFLEVAQSVIKDKVHEDFSFIMEAGMNASTFMPIYDFREIPRYARIPEMENVFGYIQVDDSGKMIPGGYESNNLYRLCNGTSGLLKLSDFLYEEIQKECETRGKA, encoded by the coding sequence ATGTACAGATTCAGCCTTGCCCACGGCGCAAGGAGTGCTCTCGGTAACACCTTGTTTAAATCCAATGTACGCTTACTCCTGAATtatgtgaaaaattcacagATCTACATCCATGACAACAAGCACGATGCTACAACTCCGTACACTTTCTCGTTATCGAAGGATCCCAAGGCGTTACCTATAGGTTATAGCAAGGTTCTGCAAAATGTCACTCCAGAAACCTTTGTTCCCAACCCCCAGTTCTTAGAAGTGGCTCAATCTGTGATAAAAGATAAAGTCCATGAGGACTTCAGTTTTATAATGGAGGCTGGAATGAACGCTTCCACTTTCATGCCTATCTACGACTTCAGAGAAATACCGAGGTATGCTCGAATCCCTGAGATGGAAAACGTATTTGGCTACATCCAGGTAGATGACCTGGGGAAAATGATACCTGGGGGGTACGAGAGCAACAACTTGTATAGATTATGTAATGGTACACTGGGATTACTTAAGTTGAGCGACTTCTTGTATGAGGAGATCCAGAAAGAATGCGAGACAAGGGGTAAAGCCTGA